Proteins found in one Carassius auratus strain Wakin chromosome 12, ASM336829v1, whole genome shotgun sequence genomic segment:
- the LOC113111447 gene encoding formin-2-like isoform X1 encodes MYSSMCRAPRESREADAQTQTRRDAVREPLLIMGNQDGKPKRSDGAAHENTAHNGTKKGKKKNRSDRSSVFPHIRKRKSQSKTKSFLSGSREEDASQDELDSAPSLCNKTPDLSGDELGHSDTEPEHPRPQEEEEEEKKKVTSSGSDTDMYSLPSAAEQEDLLADIQQAIRLKQGVMLGSVQIPWHRDQTGHTPDSEPLTELQAVPREETNGIVNGISEESPGAVETVTEESEGPVSPAVAPTDTHLEEEEPSPPSDLRGNQRLADTWRSMVSVKVLWISSVEAHLQEHEDGLDSHADVAASASDVEKTLNLPANPHLILLVNIFDCSCKCLLCTTSSICSIKRRPVAR; translated from the exons ATGTATTCTTCCATGTGTAGAGCTCCGAGAGAGAGTCGAGAGGCGGATGCGCAGACGCAGACCCGCCGTGATGCCGTGAGAGAGCCGCTCCTCATCATGGGCAATCAGGACGGGAAGCCGAAGCGCTCCGACGGTGCAGCGCACGAGAACACGGCTCACAACGGCACaaagaaaggaaagaagaaaaacagatcCGACAGATCCTCAGTGTTCCCTCACATACGCAAACGCAAGAGCCAGAGCAAGACTAAAAGCTTCCTGAGCGGATCCAGAGAGGAGGATGCATCGCAGGATGAGCTGGACAGCGCTCCGTCACTGTGTAATAAGACGCCTGATCTCTCCGGGGATGAGCTGGGACATTCGGACACCGAGCCCGAGCATCCTCGcccccaggaggaggaggaggaggagaagaagaaggtGACGAGCTCCGGATCCGACACGGACATGTACAGCCTCCCCTCGGCCGCAGAGCAGGAGGATTTACTGGCTGACATCCAGCAGGCCATCCGTCTGAAGCAGGGCGTGATGCTCGGCTCCGTCCAGATCCCCTGGCACCGTGATCAAACCGGACACACCCCCGACTCAGAGCCGCTCACCGAGCTACAAGCCGTTCCCAGAGAGGAAACAAACGGGATTGTGAACGGGATCTCAGAGGAGTCTCCGGGAGCTGTGGAGACGGTCACAGAAGAGTCCGAGGGCCCTGTGTCTCCAGCTGTGGCTCCTACAGACACACACCTGGAAGAAGAAGAGCCATCTCCTCCGTCTGACCTCAG GGGGAACCAAAGGCTAGCTGACACATGGAGGAGCATGGTTTCAGTCAAAGTTTTATGGATTTCATCAGTTGAGGCTCATTTACAG GAACACGAAGATGGACTGGATTCGCATGCAGat gttgcagcatctgcatctgatgttgagaagacactcaatctacctgccaatcctcatctgattttgctgg TCAACATTTTTGACTGCAGTTGCAAGTGTTTGCTGTGCACTACATCTTCAATCTGCAGTATCAAGAGGAGGCCTGTTGCACGTTAG
- the LOC113111447 gene encoding formin-2-like isoform X2 — protein sequence MYSSMCRAPRESREADAQTQTRRDAVREPLLIMGNQDGKPKRSDGAAHENTAHNGTKKGKKKNRSDRSSVFPHIRKRKSQSKTKSFLSGSREEDASQDELDSAPSLCNKTPDLSGDELGHSDTEPEHPRPQEEEEEEKKKVTSSGSDTDMYSLPSAAEQEDLLADIQQAIRLKQGVMLGSVQIPWHRDQTGHTPDSEPLTELQAVPREETNGIVNGISEESPGAVETVTEESEGPVSPAVAPTDTHLEEEEPSPPSDLRGNQRLADTWRSMVSVKVLWISSVEAHLQIADNEDMKNTKMDWIRMQMLQHLHLMLRRHSIYLPILI from the exons ATGTATTCTTCCATGTGTAGAGCTCCGAGAGAGAGTCGAGAGGCGGATGCGCAGACGCAGACCCGCCGTGATGCCGTGAGAGAGCCGCTCCTCATCATGGGCAATCAGGACGGGAAGCCGAAGCGCTCCGACGGTGCAGCGCACGAGAACACGGCTCACAACGGCACaaagaaaggaaagaagaaaaacagatcCGACAGATCCTCAGTGTTCCCTCACATACGCAAACGCAAGAGCCAGAGCAAGACTAAAAGCTTCCTGAGCGGATCCAGAGAGGAGGATGCATCGCAGGATGAGCTGGACAGCGCTCCGTCACTGTGTAATAAGACGCCTGATCTCTCCGGGGATGAGCTGGGACATTCGGACACCGAGCCCGAGCATCCTCGcccccaggaggaggaggaggaggagaagaagaaggtGACGAGCTCCGGATCCGACACGGACATGTACAGCCTCCCCTCGGCCGCAGAGCAGGAGGATTTACTGGCTGACATCCAGCAGGCCATCCGTCTGAAGCAGGGCGTGATGCTCGGCTCCGTCCAGATCCCCTGGCACCGTGATCAAACCGGACACACCCCCGACTCAGAGCCGCTCACCGAGCTACAAGCCGTTCCCAGAGAGGAAACAAACGGGATTGTGAACGGGATCTCAGAGGAGTCTCCGGGAGCTGTGGAGACGGTCACAGAAGAGTCCGAGGGCCCTGTGTCTCCAGCTGTGGCTCCTACAGACACACACCTGGAAGAAGAAGAGCCATCTCCTCCGTCTGACCTCAG GGGGAACCAAAGGCTAGCTGACACATGGAGGAGCATGGTTTCAGTCAAAGTTTTATGGATTTCATCAGTTGAGGCTCATTTACAG ATTGCAGATAACGAGGATATGAA GAACACGAAGATGGACTGGATTCGCATGCAGat gttgcagcatctgcatctgatgttgagaagacactcaatctacctgccaatcctcatctga
- the LOC113111446 gene encoding muscarinic acetylcholine receptor M3-like, whose translation MNLTLSAEPGSFLTNSSPGMRANPVTAFVPCDVKTVNDSLLMRGSNLTVNATLESPESLGGHNIWQIVMIVFLCGSLSLVTITGNILVLVSFKVNKQLKTVNNYYLLSLAFADLIIGVLSMNLYTTYIIMDHWALGNWACDLWLAVDYVASNASVMNLLVISFDRFFSVTRPLTYRAKRTTKRAMTMIGLAWSISFILWAPAILFWQYFVGERTVPPGECYIQFLSEPITTFCTAIAAFYLPVTIMTVLYWRIYKETENRSKELAGLKGSGNQGSPEESLQKCVGNRRSSRGHSSSELHQRNSGRCLWFWPLSRKARKSPGSETDRISSDSWNNNETAVSVDQSDDEEEEDGEAVYSISENLHQDARPSRKGLDPTASKDQPNTSDGKRFACKAKTQVNKRKKISLVKEKKAAQTLSAILLAFIITWTPYNIMVLVNTFCDECIPETLWALGYWLCYVNSTVNPMCYALCNKTFRSTFRSILLCQWSQNNPNQPRLQQRHGPTQN comes from the exons ATGAACCTGACGCTGAGCGCCGAGCCCGGATCATTCCTGACCAACAGCTCTCCAGGGATGCGGGCCAATCCCGTCACAGCGTTCGTACCATGTGACGTTAAGACCGTCAACGATTCGCTCCTCATGAGGGGCTCCAATCTGACCGTCAATGCCACTCTGGAGTCACCAGAATCGCTCGGTGGACACAACATCTGGCAGATCGTGATGATCGTGTTCCTGTGCGGCTCGCTGTCCTTAGTCACCATCACCGGCAACATCCTGGTCCTGGTGTCCTTTAAAGTCAACAAGCAGCTGAAGACGGTGAATAACTATTATTTGCTCAGCCTGGCGTTCGCAGACCTCATCATCGGCGTGCTTTCGATGAACCTCTACACTACGTATATAATCATGGACCACTGGGCGCTGGGGAACTGGGCGTGCGATCTGTGGCTAGCGGTCGATTACGTCGCTAGCAATGCTTCAGTGATGAACCTGCTGGTCATCAGCTTCGACAGGTTCTTCTCCGTCACTCGTCCGCTGACATACAGAGCCAAACGCACCACGAAGAGAGCCATGACCATGATCGGACTCGCCTGGTCCATTTCCTTCATCCTCTGGGCACCAGCTATCCTCTTCTGGCAGTATTTCGTCGGGGAGCGGACGGTTCCTCCGGGAGAATGCTACATCCAGTTCCTCTCGGAGCCGATCACCACTTTCTGCACAGCCATCGCTGCTTTCTATCTGCCTGTCACCATCATGACCGTCCTCTACTGGCGGATCTACAAGGAGACGGAGAACCGCTCCAAAGAGCTGGCTGGACTCAAGGGTTCGGGGAACCAAGGGAGTCCGGAGGAATCCCTGCAAAAATG TGTGGGGAATCGGAGAAGCTCACGCGGTCACAGCAGTAGTGAGCTCCACCAGAGAAACTCAGGGAGATGTTTGTGGTTCTGGCCGTTGAGTCGGAAAGCTCGGAAGAGTCCCGGCAGCGAGACGGACCGCATTAGCAGCGATAGCTGGAATAATAACGAAACGGCCGTGTCCGTCGACCAGtcggatgatgaggaggaggaagatggagAAGCCGTGTACTCCATCTCCGAGAACCTCCACCAAGACGCAAGACCTTCCAGAAAGGGATTGGACCCCACAGCATCCAAAGATCAACCCAACACCAGCGACGGCAAACGCTTCGCCTGCAAGGCCAAGACGCAGGTCAACAAGCGCAAGAAGATCTCTCTGGTGAAAGAGAAGAAAGCGGCGCAGACGCTGAGCGCCATCCTCCTGGCCTTCATCATCACGTGGACGCCGTACAACATCATGGTCCTGGTGAACACCTTCTGTGACGAGTGCATCCCCGAGACGCTGTGGGCTCTGGGATACTGGCTGTGTTACGTCAACAGCACGGTTAACCCCATGTGTTACGCGCTCTGCAACAAGACCTTCCGCTCCACCTTCAGATCCATCCTGCTGTGTCAGTGGAGTCAGAACAACCCCAACCAGCCTCGGCTCCAGCAGAGACACGGTCCCACCCAGAACTAG